A genomic region of Streptomyces rimosus contains the following coding sequences:
- a CDS encoding flavin reductase family protein produces the protein MSHVELVTPISQVSTPTGFRDFMAGFPSGVAVVTATDAQGRPWGMTCSSLCSVTLDPPTLLVGMRLESPTLRAVMLSGSFAVNLLHHKGQATAELFASGAPDRFETTPWHTPEEAAGPHLSRDAHAVADCRVRQSVRVGGQRMVFGEVLRISGPTDEPPLLYGNRRFGVWPAG, from the coding sequence GTGAGTCACGTGGAACTCGTCACCCCCATCAGCCAGGTCAGCACCCCCACCGGATTCCGCGACTTCATGGCGGGCTTCCCCAGCGGGGTCGCCGTCGTCACGGCCACCGACGCCCAGGGCAGGCCCTGGGGCATGACCTGCTCCTCCCTGTGCAGCGTCACCCTGGACCCGCCCACGCTGCTGGTCGGCATGCGCCTGGAGAGCCCCACCCTGCGCGCGGTCATGCTCAGCGGCTCCTTCGCCGTGAACCTGCTGCACCACAAGGGGCAGGCGACGGCCGAGCTGTTCGCCTCCGGCGCGCCGGACCGCTTCGAGACCACGCCGTGGCACACCCCCGAGGAGGCCGCGGGACCGCATCTGTCCCGCGACGCCCACGCGGTGGCCGACTGCCGGGTCCGCCAGTCCGTGCGCGTCGGCGGACAGCGGATGGTCTTCGGCGAGGTCCTGCGGATCAGCGGGCCCACCGACGAGCCCCCGCTGCTGTACGGAAACCGCCGGTTCGGCGTCTGGCCGGCCGGCTGA
- the ddaH gene encoding dimethylargininase has protein sequence MSATTRTRTPGPRHYLMCRPTHFDVTYAINPWMDPAKPVDTGLAVAQWESLRDLYLSLGHTVEFIEPVPGLPDMVYAANGATVVDGKVLGARFRNAERAAEGPAYLDWFRDRGFEVHDPAHINEGEGDFLVTGRYVLAGHGFRSSRDGHAEAQEFFGRPVIGLELTDPAYYHLDTALAVLDDDEVMYNPAAFAPGSRAVLERLFPGAVLATPRDAAVFGLNAVSDGYHVVLPEAATGLAGQLRARGFHPIGAGLTELLKGGGSVKCCTLELRGPR, from the coding sequence ATGAGCGCAACCACGCGCACCCGCACCCCCGGACCACGTCACTACCTGATGTGCCGCCCCACCCACTTCGACGTCACCTACGCCATCAACCCGTGGATGGACCCGGCCAAGCCGGTCGACACCGGGCTGGCGGTGGCCCAGTGGGAGAGCCTGCGCGACCTCTACCTCTCCCTCGGCCACACCGTGGAGTTCATCGAGCCGGTGCCCGGCCTGCCCGACATGGTCTACGCCGCGAACGGCGCGACCGTCGTCGACGGCAAGGTCCTCGGCGCCCGCTTCCGCAACGCCGAGCGCGCCGCGGAAGGCCCCGCCTACCTGGACTGGTTCCGTGACCGGGGCTTCGAGGTGCACGACCCGGCGCACATCAACGAGGGCGAGGGCGACTTCCTCGTCACCGGGCGGTACGTCCTGGCCGGCCACGGCTTCCGCAGCTCCCGCGACGGGCACGCCGAGGCGCAGGAGTTCTTCGGCCGTCCGGTCATCGGCCTGGAGCTGACCGACCCCGCGTACTACCACCTGGACACCGCGCTCGCCGTCCTGGACGACGACGAAGTCATGTACAACCCGGCCGCGTTCGCCCCGGGCAGCCGCGCGGTGCTGGAGCGGCTCTTCCCCGGCGCCGTGCTCGCCACGCCGCGCGACGCCGCCGTGTTCGGCCTCAACGCGGTCAGCGACGGCTACCACGTGGTGCTGCCCGAGGCGGCCACCGGGCTGGCCGGGCAGCTGCGCGCCCGGGGCTTCCACCCGATCGGGGCGGGCCTGACCGAACTGCTCAAGGGCGGCGGCAGCGTCAAGTGCTGCACGCTCGAACTGCGCGGTCCGCGCTGA